A segment of the Aptenodytes patagonicus chromosome 3, bAptPat1.pri.cur, whole genome shotgun sequence genome:
CAATGGAGAATATGCTTGGTACTATGAAGGTAGAAATGGTTGGTGGCAGTATGATGAACGTACCAGCAGAGAGCTGGAAGATGCCTTTTCCAAGGGTAAAAAGAGCACTGAAATGCTAATCGCTGGGTTTTTATACGTAGCAGATCTTGAAAATATGGTTCAGTACAGGAGAAATGAGCACGGACGCCGCAGAAAAATAAAACGGGACATAATAGATATACCAAAGAAGGGAGTGGCTGGGCTGAGGTTGGACTGTGACGCTAACACTGTCAACCTGGCAAGAGAGAGCTCCGCTGACGGCGCAGACAGCACACCGACTCCGggggctgcagctgtgcagcctTTAGCATCCATTTCTGCTAGGCCCCCGCCGTCACTAGATGGTCAGCTGATGAGTCCTTCAACGCCATCACCTGATGCAAGCAATTCTCTAGAGAACTCTTTTGCCCACTTGCAAATAAACGGAGACAGTATGGCTGAAAGGAGTCataggggagagggagaagaagaccACGAATCATCACCTTCTGGTAGGGTGCCAGCCCCCGACACCTCTGTTGAGGAGACCGAATCGGATGCTAGCAGCGACAGCGAGGATGTGTCTGCCCACCTTCAGCAACGCCCGTCCTCTGGCCAGCAGAGACACTTGAATGCAAGCGCGAGCCAGTCAGGAGTGGATAGACCAGTGGCAGGGGGCGGGGTGGTAAACGCAAGTGTAAGATCTAGAAGGCCAGATGGACAGTGCACAGTCACTGAAGTTTAAATCTAGAGCCATGCGATTAAACTCAGTCCTTTACCTGTAAATTTTCTGTCCACATTGGCATTGCACTCAAACCTAGCGGTGTGTTTGGTGGGAGGGTGGGGTGAAGGGGAGAAACCGATTTGGCCCGCTTAACTTCAGTCTCTTAACATGTCTCAGCTGGAAGATTCTAACTGTAGGAAACTGGGTTGTCCTGTTAATGGTTTGAAAGCTGCTTAGCAATACccagttttcttgaaaatgtctTGTGTTTATTTCGTAGCATTTTCCCCTTGGAGATACTCGATCCCTTTTTGGCCAATGTATATCTACTGTACAACTTGAATTGTCTTCATTATCTGACTGTTGCATTAAGTGTCTTACTACTTTCTGCATGGATTGATGTATGAAAAGAACACTAAAGCAATGTGGGAGCAGGCAAGATGTTGGGTGTGAGCAGGATGCTTATTTAATGTGAGAAAATAGATGTGAGTTTGgagttaaaatgtgtttttactaGACAAGAGCAATCATTTACCTTCCTTCAATGGAAATGTAAAAATGCTGTTAACTTTTGTTGCAAATTCTTACCTATACGCTCTTCATGACATTTTCACTGGCTTTGCCATCTAGTCCTTGTAGTTTTGTTTTTGAGGTCTTTCTTGATCTGTCTTGTTTTTGTTACGGaatttataatttaataaaactaCATTTTACCAGTAACAGTCTTAGCTACGTCTCCAGTTTAATTGAACTTCACTGGAGGAACTTTAAAGAAAACTATCATAAAACAGCTTCCTGTGTTTGCCAAAAGGGAGGACTGGCTCTGAGCGGTATCTTGAAGTTCTTGCGTCCCTGACTGGCTGTCTCTCAAACACACCACTAGGAGTATGtctttctaatgaaaaatcaTGACTTGCAGGCTTAGTGCTCACACAGGCTTAACACTCACTTCTCATCTAAAGAGCTGATCAACTCACTTCACTGTTATGGTGGGCAGAAGTATCACACAGAGCCTTATTTTAAGAGcagaaatgttgaaataaaagaGCGTAAGTTACCAAACTTGACCCTGTCACAAAGAACACGGATGTTAAGGACTATTTTGCTGTTTATCTGTTCTTCATAGCAAAGCTAGTGGCAGCACAGAAGAGGTAGTTTTGTGCTTGTATTAGAAATGCATCTCCTAGATTGCTACAAACTGACTTCTGTGTACTAGAGTAGGTTAGAAGCCAGATTTCGAAAAGCACAGCTTGTCCTTTCTGTCTGTGGcagttgttttacattttttcaaaTTGAGAAATGGCATCAGTTGACTCTCGACTtgatctttaaaataaagctaaataAACTCCCATTCTTAGTACATGTATCCCTGAATAGAAAGGGACAGGAGCTGATACATAGGTACTACACATCTTCAGACAAAAGTTGCTGTAGGCGAACAACCATTTGAAGGGAATTAAaaaggctgatttttaaaaatggtagaTTTGAACTTCTAAAATGTTCTCCTTACTGTAATGATGGCTGACGTGTCTAATCGTGGGCAAAGCTGTGCCAGCCCTCCAGTTTGTTTCCTCTGCCCACAGGTGAGATCAGTGGGTCAGTGAACAAAGAAAAGTGCAGAGGAAACTAGGACGGAATAAGGAGGATTTCCTCCTTTCTCAGCTAGGAATGGATGCTCTTGATCGGATTTTTACAATCACCTTCCAGTTCTCTAAGGAAATAAGCCAGTAACGTGGACTTCAGAAGGAAAGAGGATGGAATGTTTTTTCTCCTATTTGTTAGTTGCCAGCTGCCTTACTTCTCTGTTGAGTTAGCACGCAGTGGCTCTCATCAAAGTCTGACTTTGTGCTGCAAAAACCTTCGGTAAGAACACTTCTGCTACGTGCACGCATTTTACTTCATGTGAGGGTATGTACTGTTGAAGGAAGCAAGAAGCAAAATACAAGAACTTGACTTGCTATATACTTAATTTCAGGATTTTCAGCCCAAACAGTCTACAAATAATTTTATCAGTGATTATCCTTGGGGGTTCTTGACCAAAGTAGAGAGGCAGACCTCTGTTAAGGCAAACACCTGTGATGctgcttttggctcctgctgGCTGACTGCAGCTGTGAAGTACTAAAATTAGTTAAAGTAAGGCTGGTCAGAGCTTAATAGCCAATCATCAGAGTGGGAAATGCACTCCCCAGATCAAGCTAGGAAAAAGTAGTAACCCATAATTCCCATCTTACATTTAAACTATGACCTTCAGTAGGAGACATGTTCTCTGTCAATTTTAGCTAAGCCACAGCCACACTGCATTATGTGGTTTTCTGTAGCTCCATACATTAAGTGATTTTCAATTTGTAAAGCATAGCTAGAGAAATGCACAGTGGagcagaatggaaaggaaaaaggaaattaatatagTATAAAATCTACCACATCTCTTCATTTCCAGGAGAACAGATAACCACAGATACAGGAATCCTATGTCATGGTAAAAAAACAATCACATAATGAACCAAGCATTCAACAAGAAGGCCTAGCTTACCTAGATTGCCCATTTGGCAAGTATATCCAGCAGCAAATATGATAAAGTATCTGTATTGCTAAAAGTGATCTCCAGTATCCAACCTTTAAATGCTTGGCGCAGAATCCTCACCCCCAGTAAGCACTCGGGCTGTCCTGGTACACAGAGGCAAGGGAACAAGACGGGCATTTCACAATGTAATAGGAAACCTAGTTTGCTGAGGAGGGAGCTGGCAAACTAGCCcctaggaaataaaaaagctaGCACGCCATTTGATTAGGAGACTGGGAGTATCAATTTTGAGgtttctaatttattttgtgcatttagTGCTTGCTTGTTTTTAGGCCGTTTCCGAAGGGGAACAAAACCAGATGAATCTTGTAGTCTTTAATAAttgtaaagaaaatataaatgctTATCAGCTGCTGGTTACAGGTATTTGTCACTTTGAGATGATAAGCAAGTATTCTGTGAAATAAAGCATTCAGGTTTGAAATTGGTAAAACGGGATTCCATTTCATCTTGCTCAGTCTGGAGCTCTCATGCTAGCACTCATGGTAATTTAGTTAAGCGGGTTTTCATATGAAGGGCTGtacttgcttttaaaacagaaaagaaaccagaGACTATGGTATTAGGCTGCACACAAAATCCTTGATCAAAACAAACACCTGTAATTATCTTCAGAATATCCCGTAGCTGTGTTTGGTATATTTGAGATTCCAACAGACCGGAGGACAAAATGAGTTTCTGTAACCTTTTCTGAAAGTGTCTTACTCAGTACTAGTTATTTATTTGTCCTGTTCTTAGAAGCAAACGTTGGCTTTTGATAGAAATTGGAGAGGATggctggggaaatgcatttgctgAAATGAGAAGGAAGCTCATTGTCTAACAAATCAAAATGGAAAGAGGTCCCCAATAGGTGTACATACCGAGTTTCACGTACTGGCAGCGCAGGTCTAGTTCAAAACGTGCAAGTAAAACGGATTCTGCTTTTCTGCTACAGTTTCCTCCCTTACAAATTTGTATCACCCAGTGCACAGGATACACTAATGAGCCTTACAGCCTGGcacctgaaaaataaatgattCAAGGGTCTTGCTCAGGTTCTAAGCAATTTTCACacccattttaaaaacataatcacAGTATTAGTAATGGCAAATTTATCCTTGTTACTAGCAAAGACATAACCAGTTGCCCTTTAAAGCACAATTTTTTTGACTCACGACAATGTGATGGGCTATTGCTTCAAAAAATTGGATGAGTATGGACTGGAGCATGCTCTGAAGGTTCAGTGATGTTGGCAGGCTGGAATCCCTCACGAGTCTTGAGGAACttaatgaaaagcagaacagCTTCATTACTAAACAGTCAAGTACTGCCTGACTATATTAAAACATCTGTACTTCAGAAGTCATGGGTTTGAAGTCCTTTAGAGCACGGGAAAGAATCCAGCTGCACCAGGGACTAACAACTGAGCTATTGAATAAAAAGGGGGACGGGGGGAAGCGGGACAAACTAGATCACTACTATCTCCCCATATTCCCATTCCTGTCTCTTCTCTAACCTGGGAGTAAAAACTGAACTCTATTTTTGGGGAAGAGAGATTTGAAatcttcctccagcagcagcttcaggTGTGAAGGCAAACAGGCAGGATCAACAGGGCAGAGTAAGTTTGTTCCTTATTCTCCCTGAGGTGCCAGCTCAAAACCACATCcctttcttcagcatttcttttggtTGCTTCAGGCTATACACACTCCCCACTGTGAAAGCCATATAGTAAAACATCCCCAGCAGAGAACAGCATCTGCTGGAAAGCTTCAGAATCTTAACAGGCAATCCAGGCCTAATTCCCATCGTTGATCTGTCCCAAGATCCTCAAACATATGTACAGTTACCTCGCTGTCTAAAACTCAGGAATCCTGCCACACTGTAGAAATCGTAACATGGATTTCCATCCAAGGAattgcctccttttcctcaggGAGCTTGTTCCATGTATCTAGAGTTAGTTATGCCTGGTCAGAGCAAGAATGCATGTCAGTGGCACGTAGCCCAAAGTTTCCTCCTTAACGTGCTCCCCTGGAGTACTTGGGTCCTGGGCTCAGATCTCAACCCCTGCTGGATTTAGAGACAAGTGCATCCTAACCAACAGTATAGGAAACTCTCAGTCATGGATATGTCTGCATGTTTTTGCTCTCACAGATGTTTCATTTTAAGAACCATCTGCCAAAGCAGGGACTCGGTGTCAGTTTCTAATTTCTAAAGGGAAAACCCTCCCCACTGAGTTATCTAATTACCTGCACAGTCACCGGCATGAAGTGGAGACCGAGTTCCAACTCTTCTGGTCAGCCCAAATATGCCCTACCAgtaaaaatactctgaaataaGACATAGACAGATCCACATGCGTGTCTTTCCGGAATGCTGAAGTACTCAGACCACCCAGTCAGTCAAGGACATCCCATTTGGGGGCATGATACATCATGGCCTTCCAAGATTTCAGCTAGATTCTGTGTGAAGAATCGGGTCAGCAGCTTTGTGCTTGCTCAGCAGCACAGGTCCAGCCTATGGGATTGTGCGTATATGTATGTAGGTAGTTGGTTCCTCAAGCAGTGAGAAGACACCTAAATGCATTTAAAGACCTGAATGAGGTCCTTAAGTGAATGAGGGCTATAAGCTCCTCAGTAAGTTAGAGCTTCTCCTGGAAAAATCACTATGAAAATTGAAGTATCCTTGGACACTTCCTCAGCAATTATACAAAGAACTGACTGAAGACGAAAGCATAAAATATCATCTCACCAGTTATCATCCCTTCAAAGCTGCTTAAAGACACTGGTCTCATGTTGGGGAACTCATATTTTGCAGCTTTAGATGCACCTGTTCTGCAAATAGATAAACCTCGTATCTTTCAAGCAATTCATTTCCATAccagttagaaaaacaaaattgactccaaagaaaataatcttcagcCTCATTCCAAAAGAATTATAGTTCTATTCTCAGCACAGTATTTACCTTTACATACTAATTTCACTAATCTCCATTCAGTGGGTGATTAGGACAGTAAAGTATCTGCCGGGGATTTCTCTGTGGTTGCATACCAACTATGTCTGCCCAACTTGAACAACAGGAATGTTAATCACAATTTAAATGAACAAGTCCTTAAATGATTCCGTTTAATGCCTGCTTTAGTGAAAGCTTTGTTTGCAAAAAGGTCAAGGACACTTCTTACACGCACTGACCATCATTTGTGTCTTTGTCTTCTAACCAATGCCTGCAAATTGGCAGGCCCACCCCATACAGTCCCGAAAACGTCCTTCTCTGTCCTTAGGGCAGCTTCCACCGGTAGCTCTCTTCCCGCTGTCACCACCTTTTTCACAGCCCGAATCACATTGGCTGGACCCTCTGTGTACTGACTCAGCCAGGCTCGGGCTTCTTCTAACGCTGCGGTTTCATCTGAAGACGACAACATCTCCTCCGAGAGCCCAAGGTGCAAAGCTCTCGCGGGGTCCACCCCGGCAGCCCCGCTCAGCAGCCggagggcagccccgctgccGACGATCCGCACCAGCCGggcagctcctccccagcctggcacCAGACCCATGTGCTTATGGACAAATCGAATTTCACTCCCAGGCGTCATCAACCTGTCAATGAAGAACAAACACGCAGAGGTCAATCCATGTATTGACTTAACATGTTCAGCTCGCCCGCActcaattttctgttttctcctcccctctgcttccAAAGGCTGATACAACTCGACAGCATACCGCTTACAGCCAGAGCTGGAATATCTTAATTTTTACATCACCCCAGTGCCTTAGCTGCAGCTTTTGGCCCTCCTCAAGATGAGATTCGTAGGCTGCCACAAGATGCTTAGTGCCCACACTGATACCTGTAGTcagttctaaaaagaaaacagaattgcgAAGTCGGAGGGCATGTTACACTTATGCACAGTGCCAACACTGCCTTGCTAATTCATGCCTGAAACAACAGGGTTTGGGGTAAAACCCAAGCAAACTAGCACACGCAACGTATTTCTCAAGAGGATGGATCGTGGTGTTAGTACTGGTCTGTGCTGGGGAGGTTCTGTCAGCACCCTGGTGCTTCATTATAGCATAGTTGGCGTCTTTTTGTTCCGTACTTTAGAGCGTCCGTGTGAGTTTGATTTCTAACTGCTCACTACAGCAAGGGAAGTCGGGATGGACGCTCTACTTATGGCTCACAACGTATAATAGAATTGCTTTCTATTTATGCCTTACAGTGTGTAACAGAATTGCTCCCCTCCAGAAGGTAGACCCACATTCCTCTTTTCAAAGATTTCacatctttgcttcttttctacAGTCTGTCACCTCCCTTATTTAAGAACTCACCCTAGGGCTGATTAAGCTATCTCCCTGGAGGAGCTCTGCTGCAGCGGATTGTACTGTCTCTGCATAGTGTTCACACTGACACACATTAGGTTAGTGGAAAAAGCCTCTAGAAATAGAAACATATAGAAAAGATGTATAGAAGCAAACCAGTACTTGCTCTTTCTTAAGATGATGTTCTGCAGTGTGGTTGCTTGCTGCTGCTTGTAAGACAAGGGATGTAAATTATACTTGTGAAGTAGATTAGCTTCTACTTCAACCAGTAATGGGCTTTCTGAAGATAAATCATGTAATACTAAGATCTACACACGTCTGTTTCCTAACAGTGCAGTTTTCCATAGTGAAAATACCAAGGTGAACAGTTTTAAAaggggacagaaaaagaaaacctttaaaaatgcaactaCTTCTAGGAACTCACAGTTCCCAGACCTGCTTCGTTATTGTTAATTGTAAGTTTGCttggttgcttttttcttaaCCAGAGCACCATCAGCATTCATGCCATACTATAAAACACCAGAGCTGAAGAGCTTACGCTTTATCCCAGACCCAACACAATGCACAAAGGCAACAGCTGACATGCCAGATTGCATGAAAGCCTTTTTGTAGAGATAGCGGAGGAAGGTTGTGTGACAAAAGGAAGAGAGCAGAGTATTGCAGGGGAGGAAAGGCTTTTAGCTAACATTAGCAAGTGCTTCCCAAACCCAGCAAATCCCAGGGAGCTCAGGTCTCTCCTCTCCACAAGGAAGATTCTGCAAGTATTCCAAAACTCCTTCGCTGGCTCAGCTTACTTTGCAATTTACTAACACCCAGTGTCCCACTGGgaaagcaataatgaaaacattataaAGTGTTTAATTCTAGCTGTGCTGAGCGATGTGAAGCGTTAAAAAAGAAGCGGTCATACACACCTAGGCATCTGATGCTAGACAATCTGTCAGCAGTCACATAAGACAGCCACTGCAGGTTGGTAAGACAATGTTGTGTTTGTTGAATTTGAGGCTGTCCCAGGCACCTGGGTTCAGGCCTTAAGGACAGGCGTTTCAGTGAATGTCCTGTGGGCAGCATATGGACTCATATGGGAAGCTGGGTCAATGCACACTGAAGTTTGCATGGGAAGTCAAATTTTACATTAGAAGCGCAGCCGATCCATCAGCGCCAacaagaaaaaagttgaaaacatTTAGTACGTAGGACAGGCTCTGTTACCCTGCACAGTCTTCACCTCCCTCTGAGAAAATGGAACCAAACatgatgaaaggaaaataaacaactgACAGCTAAATCCATAGAGACTGTGAGGCTGCAACTTCCAGGATCTCACTGGGATTCACCTCTCCCCACAATGCTCCTTTGAACAAGCttcacagaaaatactgagatAAGTGGTGGTCAGTAGAAGGTGTAAAGGTAGTCTTGGACTGCCTTCAGGCTTAAGAAAGGTATCTAtgttttttcagccttttcaACTATGAATCCTCTCCTGAAGTCACACCATTTCTTACAGAAACCACCCATCACACTCTCTGTTAGGTATACCACTCACTTCGAGTCCCCGTGCCCAAGGAAGCAATGGAGACCTGAGCTCAGATCTGAAGAGGCGTATGCCGCTACCAAGCTAGCCTGGGATCAGCCTCTGAACGTCACCAGCTGCAGCCTCgcataaatatttccttttttattttattaaaggaaTTGAGTCTACCTTCTGAGACATGACAGCTCTGATCTCCCATTAGATGAATTTATGTAAGGAAAGTACATCAAACATTACTAAACACAAAGAGGCAGACATCAAAAAGCTGAAAAGACAGAAGTACCGTTCTATTCCTGAGCTGTTTACACCTTATTCACCTAGTACTGGCCCTGCCTGAGACAGAATAGTAGATGAATACAAAATGAACCCTGATTTGACTCAATATGCCTGTTCCTGTCTTCCAGGTCAAGAGAATTAAAATCTGGGTCTCCTGTATCCCAGGGGAAGGTCATACCACTAGGTTCCTGGACACATGCCTTCCCTGgcctaaaaaaaagaagaaaatctgttgCATGAcaatactaaaaaaatatttattaaatgtaattaatgtaACAAAGTAATTGAAGACCTTACAAGCAGAGAAACATCCTTCAGAAATGTGAAGGGTAGCAAAATCCTCACAACTTAAATTGGAAATAAGAGGTTAAGGTAATACAAGCACCAAAGCCCAGCTGAAACCTTCATACAAAGAACATTGTATTTCCATGTTACAAGCACTACAACATCCCTAGGAAGAAAGCACAGCCACCATGGGCCACATCCAATTTTGGGTTAGTCATCTAAAGCAAACAAGAGCTACAGCAAATGTTCCTGCTGTACATTTTAAGATGTTCTCAGACGCGCTAAATGTTACAAACCCTCCACCTTTGAGCGCAAGATTCCTTCACTCCGACATCTCATTGCGCCCACGAACTACCGACTGTCACGCCACATCACAGCACTGGCAATGCACGTGAGAGAAAAAACTTGTTTGCCATTAACAATGCAACCTAACAAATCCCATCCTTAAACAGGTACACTTGCTTCCTCAAAGGCGGCACCTGCTGTGAGCTAACAGCTATGCTTTCCTTTGCTAAAGTATTTTCCAGCTACTTGAAGCTGGAGCATATACaatgaaagctgaaaatgcaaacaaaaatgtattttctcaggTTTTCATACCTGCTTTTTATAGTAGTCCTGTTACTGAACTGTTCCAACAGGTATAATAAGTTCCTTGGGCAGAATTAAGATTATATTAAGGTTTGTGCTGGCCCTTAACTCATCATTTCCTGGACGTCGGGGTGTGAATTATATTCAGCATTCTGACAAGGCAAAGGCACTAATGAAGTTGACTAGGGAGGGACAAATACCATCCTCTactttatgcattttaaaagctccTACCACTGTGCTTCTGAAACCCATGATGGAAAAAAAGGATGCCTAAAACATTAAACGTGTCGTCAGCAACCTGGATGTTGTTCCCATCCCTGTTTGACTCCCGGTGTCACGTAAGGACACAGCTCCTGATTTCCAATCTTCTCCTTTTAGCCGGCGTGAGACTGGCACACCACAGAGGGAGGCAGCCGGCATCACGCAGTGCTGCAGCACCTGGTTCTCGGCTATGGTTATTCTGAGAGGGCAGCCAGAACTGCGGGAGATGACTTTTATCTCTCCCACAAATACTTGGGCCTCCCGCTCTCAAACCACCAATCAACATAAATAATAAGCAAAGCTTATGCCTTGGGTCATAGGAAGTTCCCTCACCAAATCTGCTAACTTCTATAAATTTTGCTAACACTATCTATGAGGTGACTGAACCAACACAAAGTGGAAAATTCTCCAAAAAACAGAGTCAAAGGCCTTGGGGTACAATTAAAAGACATCCATAATTTTAACATGCTGTAGAGCAAAagttacagaaatagaaataataagaaaatttcAAATACAACTTGCAAAACACAGATGGAAGACATCCAGACACATGAAAAGCAATGGCCATGGTCAGCCACACATGCATTTTGGCCGATTGTCATTACTCAGTGAAGGCAGCAAGAATACAGTATTGATATCAAAGGCTTTCAACCAACTAtccaaaccacacacacaactATTTTAAGCACAGGAAAAGagagacattaaagaaaaaagaaaaccaccaggAAAATGGTAACAGAAAGAAGGCTATCAAGGGCCAAACGTTTGTTTTAACCAGCAAACAACAGAAGAACAAAGTTGATGTACAATCCAGTCATACACTTTCCCCAACATGTATGCTTTTCTAATACACTCATCAATATGATATCAGCTTAATTAACTCTTGTTAAATTAAGTAACAGCCATGCTATGCTGACATGTGgccaaaacagctttttaaaatacacgCTGCTGGGGAGTGCAAGTTCAAGAATTTGTTAGAGGTCAGGTATGACATTATCTATGGATGGTGTTTATCACGCAAATGGAACTTGTTTTGCCAGGTGGGCATGAAAATTTGATGACCTTGCTTGCAAGTGACAAAAGCTTGTAACTACTTTAGGATTTTGTAACTTGGCTTGGCAAGTGCTACCAGGACCATccaccacagcagcagctctcaaaTGCATGCTGGACCTTAAGTGAGATTCTCAACACTCAAAATACAGTCCCTGTCCCATCACTTCACCTGCACATTGCACCTCATAGTCTCACTCCATCTTCCTTACACTTCTTCAGCACCCCAAGGGGCACAGGAGATCCCAGTATTGGTGGTGGGTTCTTGCAGCAAGTGACTGTGACCCAGGCAGCAGATAGAGAGTTACACAGGTAGTATCTGTAATCTGATCTGCCTTCTCTTGCTGATGCAtgcaaaacccaccaaaaaaataaaagtgctgcTCTTACATGCAAAGTGCTGCTGAACACATGCCGTAGATGCGATGTTTTTAGTCAACTAGGGTGCTACAataagtaaaaacaaagcaagggaGAGTTGTGATTGTTGAATTTATAGCATCAGAGTAAGAACTAAACTACCTGTTCCTTTATCTGTACAACAAAAGCCCTGATTTGTGATTAAACAGAAGTCCTTTATTTCAGGTTGCTCCAGTGCACCACATAAATCAAGTACTATCTTCTAGGCAGCATACTACATCTCtggctttgcaaaaaaaaaaaaaaaaaaaaaaaggggtagaAGTGGGTAGTTGGATGCGAAAGCATTTCCATAAAAGAGAGAAGTCACCTTGAATCTTTCACTGGAGGCAAAAGCATTGCCATAGGCATCTAGAGTTCAGTACAACTATAGGATCTGAATAGCTGGGATCTCCTGTACTGTCCATCATGGCATATGAAAATCAAGGTCCATCTGTGCCTGAGGAGATGCAAGCGTGTGAAAGGGTCTTCAGCCAACAGCAGGGTAAAGCTCTTCCTACAGCCACAAAAGGGCTGAGCAAACCTATGATCAGTGGCTGCAGCACGTGCTGGGAGCACCTGCCCTGTCCAAAAACCCAAGTCCTGGTGGTCTCCTCTGATGCCTCCAGCCCCTTTGCTGCAGATGCAGCCAGCCAATTCTGGAGCTTCAGTTCGTTGGCTCAGGCAGAGGTGCCAAGGGGTCTTGCCCCTGCAAGTGGCAGCCCTGCAAGCTGGACTGTAAGGAGCAATTAACTGGGACTCCAGGCGCTGTTAGCCTGAAGCTTAGGCACGGACCATCGCACAAGTAGTCAAGCACTGCTGCAACTGCGCACTATCTTGAACGGTTCATGGAGCACACACTGTGGTTTGGAAACCTCCAGGCTAGCTGCCTTCTC
Coding sequences within it:
- the RNF146 gene encoding E3 ubiquitin-protein ligase RNF146 isoform X1, producing the protein MCCCQAYFLLWKPSLRMAGCGEIDHSINMLPTNRKTNEPCANAAPSLTVPECAICLQTCVHPVSLPCKHVFCYLCVKGASWLGKRCALCRQEIPEDFLDKPTLLSPEELKAASRGNGEYAWYYEGRNGWWQYDERTSRELEDAFSKGKKSTEMLIAGFLYVADLENMVQYRRNEHGRRRKIKRDIIDIPKKGVAGLRLDCDANTVNLARESSADGADSTPTPGAAAVQPLASISARPPPSLDGQLMSPSTPSPDASNSLENSFAHLQINGDSMAERSHRGEGEEDHESSPSGRVPAPDTSVEETESDASSDSEDVSAHLQQRPSSGQQRHLNASASQSGVDRPVAGGGVVNASVRSRRPDGQCTVTEV
- the RNF146 gene encoding E3 ubiquitin-protein ligase RNF146 isoform X2 — encoded protein: MAGCGEIDHSINMLPTNRKTNEPCANAAPSLTVPECAICLQTCVHPVSLPCKHVFCYLCVKGASWLGKRCALCRQEIPEDFLDKPTLLSPEELKAASRGNGEYAWYYEGRNGWWQYDERTSRELEDAFSKGKKSTEMLIAGFLYVADLENMVQYRRNEHGRRRKIKRDIIDIPKKGVAGLRLDCDANTVNLARESSADGADSTPTPGAAAVQPLASISARPPPSLDGQLMSPSTPSPDASNSLENSFAHLQINGDSMAERSHRGEGEEDHESSPSGRVPAPDTSVEETESDASSDSEDVSAHLQQRPSSGQQRHLNASASQSGVDRPVAGGGVVNASVRSRRPDGQCTVTEV
- the ECHDC1 gene encoding ethylmalonyl-CoA decarboxylase isoform X2; this translates as MMLELQERVTELENWKDGKGLIIHGAGNTFCSGSDLNAVKAISNSQDGMNMCMFMQNTLTRLMRLPLISVALVQGKAVGGGAELTTACDFRLMTPGSEIRFVHKHMGLVPGWGGAARLVRIVGSGAALRLLSGAAGVDPARALHLGLSEEMLSSSDETAALEEARAWLSQYTEGPANVIRAVKKVVTAGRELPVEAALRTEKDVFGTVWGGPANLQALVRRQRHK